In Nocardia higoensis, one genomic interval encodes:
- a CDS encoding RNA-guided endonuclease InsQ/TnpB family protein: protein MRVGVACEVGVMGRVVKRAYKYRFYPTPEQVEQLARTFGCVRYVYNRALAERSRAWAREQRRISYAESDKLLTAWKRDPGTVWLTEPSKGPLQAVLRHLQGAFEKFWRKQAKYPRFKKKGRSRDSATYFSNCFTFRDGRLKLAKQSQPLDIRWSRPLPEGAVPSQVTVSKDAAGRYFVSILVEETVLEHPATDAVVGVDAGITSLYTFSTGEKIGNARYEKRDRARLARAQRVLSRKQNGSANRAKARREVARVHARIVDRRRDHLHKLSSRLVRENQVIAIEDLCVRNMLRNRSLARVIADASWAEFRSMLEYKAAWYGRTVIAVDRFYPSSKTCSVCGRITDKLPLHIREWTCPCGAVHDRDVNAAKNIRAAGLVVLACGDGVSPSRS from the coding sequence ATGCGGGTGGGTGTGGCGTGTGAGGTTGGCGTCATGGGGCGGGTGGTGAAGCGGGCGTATAAGTATCGCTTCTATCCGACCCCTGAGCAGGTTGAGCAGTTGGCCCGCACGTTCGGTTGTGTGCGGTATGTGTACAACCGGGCGTTGGCGGAACGTTCCCGCGCCTGGGCTCGGGAGCAGCGCCGCATCTCCTACGCGGAGTCCGACAAACTGCTCACGGCATGGAAACGCGACCCGGGCACGGTGTGGTTGACCGAGCCGTCGAAGGGGCCGTTGCAGGCGGTGTTGCGGCATCTGCAGGGCGCGTTCGAGAAGTTCTGGCGCAAACAAGCCAAGTATCCGCGGTTCAAGAAGAAGGGCCGGTCGAGGGATTCGGCGACCTATTTCTCGAATTGTTTCACCTTCCGCGACGGCCGGTTGAAGCTGGCCAAGCAGTCGCAGCCGCTGGACATCCGCTGGTCGCGGCCGCTGCCGGAGGGGGCGGTGCCGTCGCAGGTGACGGTGTCCAAGGACGCGGCGGGCCGCTACTTCGTCTCCATCCTGGTCGAAGAGACCGTCTTGGAACACCCAGCCACGGATGCGGTGGTGGGGGTGGATGCGGGGATCACCTCGCTGTACACGTTCTCGACCGGGGAGAAGATCGGCAATGCCCGGTACGAGAAGCGCGACCGTGCCCGTCTGGCGAGAGCCCAGCGGGTGTTGTCGCGTAAGCAGAACGGCTCGGCGAATCGGGCGAAGGCCCGGCGGGAAGTGGCGCGTGTTCATGCGCGGATCGTGGATCGGCGTCGCGATCATCTGCACAAGTTGTCGTCTCGGTTGGTGCGCGAGAACCAAGTGATCGCCATCGAGGACTTGTGTGTGCGGAACATGCTGCGCAACCGCTCACTGGCGAGGGTGATTGCGGATGCGAGCTGGGCGGAGTTCCGGTCGATGCTGGAGTACAAGGCCGCCTGGTACGGGCGCACGGTGATCGCGGTGGATCGGTTCTATCCGTCGTCGAAGACGTGCTCGGTGTGCGGGCGGATCACGGACAAGCTGCCCCTGCACATCCGGGAATGGACCTGCCCGTGCGGTGCGGTTCACGATCGGGATGTGAACGCGGCGAAGAACATACGCGCGGCTGGGCTGGTCGTGCTGGCCTGTGGAGATGGTGTGAGTCCGTCCCGCAGTTGA
- the rsmG gene encoding 16S rRNA (guanine(527)-N(7))-methyltransferase RsmG, with amino-acid sequence MEPDLGGSAARSESDAPPAAALVFGDRLDIARRYYDALATDGVQRGLIGPREVPRLWERHILNCAVITELIPEGVSVVDVGSGAGLPGIPLAIARPDLRITLVEPLLRRTVFLSEFIEAAGLGITVVRGRAEHSGVTKEAGGADIVTSRAVAPLAKLAHWSLPLLRDHGRMLALKGASAAEELERDREELVRLGAGNFEVLECGVGIVDPPTVVLSAELLPRAERPSRHREKHVRRRELGDKHRDTVVDKVRRRAGKSTRDGG; translated from the coding sequence GTGGAACCAGATCTCGGTGGAAGCGCCGCGCGATCCGAGTCGGACGCGCCGCCCGCGGCCGCGCTGGTCTTCGGCGACCGGCTCGATATCGCACGTCGCTATTACGACGCACTCGCGACCGATGGCGTACAGCGAGGGCTGATCGGGCCCCGCGAGGTTCCGCGGCTGTGGGAGAGGCACATCCTCAACTGCGCGGTGATCACCGAACTCATCCCGGAAGGGGTGAGTGTCGTGGACGTCGGAAGCGGCGCCGGACTGCCCGGCATTCCGCTCGCCATCGCCCGCCCGGATCTGCGCATCACTCTTGTCGAGCCGCTGTTGCGCCGCACGGTGTTCCTCAGTGAGTTCATCGAGGCGGCGGGTCTCGGCATCACCGTCGTGCGCGGTCGCGCCGAGCATTCGGGGGTCACGAAGGAAGCCGGAGGCGCCGATATCGTCACCTCTCGTGCCGTGGCCCCGCTCGCCAAACTCGCCCATTGGTCGTTGCCGCTGCTTCGCGACCACGGCCGGATGCTCGCGCTCAAAGGAGCCAGCGCCGCCGAAGAACTCGAACGCGACCGAGAGGAACTCGTTCGTCTCGGTGCCGGAAATTTCGAGGTGCTCGAATGCGGCGTCGGCATCGTCGATCCGCCCACCGTCGTCCTGAGTGCGGAACTCCTCCCCCGGGCCGAACGTCCCTCGCGCCATCGCGAGAAGCACGTCCGTCGCCGGGAGCTCGGAGACAAGCATCGAGACACGGTCGTCGACAAGGTGCGTCGACGGGCGGGCAAGTCCACGCGCGACGGCGGCTAG